A section of the Arabiibacter massiliensis genome encodes:
- the purM gene encoding phosphoribosylformylglycinamidine cyclo-ligase, which produces MDEDAVTYAQAGVDTAEGARAVEAIKGVVHDTYRPEVVGDIGGFGGLFSIAAAKDMADPLLVSGTDGVGTKLKVAQMAGKHDTVGIDLVAMCANDILATGAEPLFFLDYVAIGKLKAENVAEVVAGIGEGCKQAGCALIGGEMAEHPGVMDPDDYDLSGFCVGLVDRAKMLDPAAVREGDVLIGLASSGLHSNGYSLARKVCVEGKTHYELRIEREELDGASLQDALLEPTRIYVKPVRAVLAACEGAVRALAHITGGGISENLDRALPEGVDAEVDLGTWPVPLIAKYVSDAAHLDEAEALKTFNMGLGMILIVDPERAEEVEAALAEAGEQTFRVGRIAAGEGKVRYTNDGKLYGYEG; this is translated from the coding sequence ATGGACGAGGACGCCGTCACCTACGCGCAGGCCGGCGTTGACACGGCCGAGGGCGCGCGCGCCGTCGAGGCCATCAAGGGCGTCGTGCACGACACGTACCGCCCCGAGGTGGTGGGCGACATCGGCGGCTTCGGCGGCCTGTTCTCCATCGCGGCGGCCAAGGACATGGCCGACCCGCTGCTGGTGAGCGGCACCGACGGCGTGGGTACGAAGCTCAAGGTGGCCCAGATGGCCGGCAAGCACGACACCGTGGGCATCGATTTGGTGGCCATGTGCGCCAACGACATCCTTGCCACGGGCGCCGAGCCGCTGTTCTTCCTCGACTACGTGGCCATCGGCAAGCTCAAGGCCGAGAACGTGGCCGAGGTCGTGGCGGGCATCGGCGAAGGTTGCAAGCAGGCCGGCTGCGCCCTCATCGGCGGCGAGATGGCCGAGCACCCCGGCGTGATGGACCCGGACGACTACGACCTGTCCGGCTTCTGCGTGGGCCTGGTGGACCGGGCGAAGATGCTCGACCCCGCGGCCGTGCGCGAGGGCGACGTGCTGATCGGCCTGGCCTCGAGCGGCCTGCACTCAAACGGCTACTCGCTCGCGCGCAAGGTGTGCGTGGAGGGCAAGACCCACTACGAGCTGCGCATCGAGCGCGAGGAGCTGGACGGCGCGAGCCTGCAGGATGCGCTTCTGGAGCCCACGCGCATCTACGTGAAGCCCGTGCGCGCCGTGCTGGCCGCATGCGAGGGCGCCGTGCGCGCGCTCGCGCACATCACGGGCGGCGGCATCTCCGAGAACCTCGACCGCGCCCTGCCCGAGGGCGTGGACGCCGAGGTGGACCTGGGCACGTGGCCCGTGCCGCTCATCGCGAAGTACGTGAGCGACGCCGCCCACCTCGACGAGGCCGAGGCCCTGAAGACGTTCAACATGGGCCTGGGCATGATCCTGATCGTGGACCCCGAGCGCGCCGAAGAGGTGGAGGCCGCCCTGGCCGAGGCCGGCGAGCAGACGTTCCGCGTGGGCCGCATCGCGGCCGGCGAGGGCAAAGTGCGCTACACGAACGACGGCAAGCTCTACGGCTACGAGGGGTAG
- a CDS encoding DnaJ domain-containing protein — translation MKKSEALKHLGLTEGATDDEVKQAHRKLVIAHHPDKFPLDSPERAEAEEFTKRINEARDVLLNRSWTPEFDPRRDPRPYAGNPYAHPAGAPQGEWDPFAGWPFGQGQPTTTSSGGGRTTYVWTSWDGTRSAGGEAGGGMPFDFDPFDPFAPFRATAAPQKTPQEALADATADLKREGGAVAAKAFLLVALSLLGTPATGLFFYVMASVVYGLWKRLGSCLIGFIIPIVLIGAPFVFMIAPRQGAVTGGLAVAFLIAVLFDVTNIRDRVRVLQAARAAAGR, via the coding sequence ATGAAGAAATCCGAAGCGCTCAAACACCTGGGGCTCACCGAGGGCGCGACCGACGACGAGGTCAAACAAGCCCACCGCAAGCTGGTGATCGCGCATCACCCGGACAAGTTCCCGCTCGACTCCCCGGAGCGCGCGGAGGCCGAGGAGTTCACCAAGCGCATCAACGAGGCGCGCGACGTGCTGCTCAACCGCTCGTGGACGCCCGAGTTCGACCCGCGCCGCGACCCGCGCCCCTACGCGGGCAACCCCTACGCGCACCCGGCCGGCGCGCCGCAAGGCGAGTGGGACCCGTTCGCGGGATGGCCGTTCGGCCAGGGCCAGCCCACGACGACGTCCTCCGGCGGGGGCCGCACCACCTATGTGTGGACCTCGTGGGACGGCACGCGCTCGGCCGGCGGCGAGGCGGGCGGCGGCATGCCGTTCGATTTCGACCCGTTCGACCCCTTCGCGCCGTTCCGCGCGACGGCCGCCCCGCAGAAGACGCCGCAGGAGGCGCTCGCCGATGCCACCGCCGACCTCAAGCGCGAGGGCGGCGCCGTGGCGGCGAAGGCGTTTCTGCTCGTGGCTCTCTCGCTTCTGGGCACGCCGGCCACGGGGCTGTTCTTCTACGTGATGGCCTCGGTCGTCTACGGGTTGTGGAAGCGCCTCGGCAGCTGCCTCATCGGGTTCATCATCCCCATCGTGCTCATCGGCGCGCCGTTCGTCTTCATGATCGCGCCCCGGCAGGGGGCGGTCACGGGCGGCCTGGCCGTGGCGTTCCTCATCGCCGTGCTGTTCGACGTGACGAACATCCGCGACCGGGTGCGCGTCCTCCAAGCGGCGCGCGCGGCCGCCGGGCGGTAG
- the purN gene encoding phosphoribosylglycinamide formyltransferase — translation MTEKLKIGVLLSGSGTNLQAIIDSIAGEGLPVEIVRVVSSRPDAFGIERARAAGIPATVLNRDVYADPEAADARIVSELREAGAAYVVMAGYMRKVTPVMLDAFPDRVLNLHPALLPSFKGAHAIADAFDAGVKVTGITVHFANEDYDKGPIVAQRAVEVREDDTLETLEARIHEAEHALYPEVLRLVAEGRVTVGEDRKVHIGMA, via the coding sequence ATGACCGAGAAGCTTAAGATTGGCGTTCTGCTCTCCGGGAGCGGCACGAACCTGCAGGCCATCATCGACTCGATAGCGGGCGAGGGGCTGCCGGTGGAGATCGTGCGGGTGGTGTCGTCGCGGCCGGACGCTTTCGGCATCGAGCGGGCGCGGGCGGCGGGCATCCCCGCGACCGTGCTCAACCGCGACGTGTACGCCGACCCGGAGGCGGCCGACGCGCGCATCGTTTCGGAGCTGCGCGAGGCGGGTGCCGCGTACGTGGTCATGGCGGGCTACATGCGCAAGGTGACGCCGGTCATGCTGGACGCGTTCCCCGACCGGGTGCTCAACCTGCATCCGGCGCTTCTGCCCTCGTTCAAGGGCGCGCACGCCATCGCCGATGCGTTCGACGCGGGCGTGAAGGTGACGGGCATCACCGTCCACTTCGCCAACGAGGACTACGACAAAGGGCCCATCGTGGCGCAGCGCGCCGTGGAGGTGCGCGAGGACGACACGCTGGAAACCCTCGAGGCGCGCATCCACGAGGCCGAGCACGCGCTGTATCCTGAAGTGCTGCGCCTCGTGGCCGAGGGCCGCGTGACCGTGGGCGAGGACCGGAAGGTGCATATCGGAATGGCATAA
- the purF gene encoding amidophosphoribosyltransferase, whose amino-acid sequence MSCSILPGGRPDRPEEECAVFGVFAPGEDVARMACFGLQALQHRGQESAGIAVGDGETIMAAKDLGLVTQVFDEATLAALEGFVAVGHARYSTSGGAASWEAAQPHISAIDDVLIALAHNGTLVNTNAIRARLVGEGVQFRSRTDSEVAAKAIGQVTQETHHLRNGIRRAMEQLEGAYAMVLASPDALYAFRDPNGIRPLCIGELPDGRGWAVSSETCGLDIVGAAYVRDVAPGEIVRFSAEGMHAEQGVPAGRRASCIFEYVYFARPDSVIDGQSVYQARRSMGRILAKEAPVEADLVLGVPDSGVPPALGFADESGIAYADGIVKNRYVGRTFIEPTQAMRQLGIRLKLNPLPSVIAGKRLVVIDDSIVRGNTSKKLVQMLRDAGAAEVHLRIVSPEVRWPCFYGIDTDTRDQLIAANMSLGEMNAWIGSDSLAFISLEGLRAAVPDVRCQGFCEACFTGDYPVAIPDAMAKKSFLTKKDFEDVYAEGAGEAGV is encoded by the coding sequence GTGAGCTGTTCTATCTTGCCCGGAGGACGCCCCGATCGCCCGGAGGAGGAGTGCGCCGTGTTCGGCGTGTTCGCTCCCGGCGAGGACGTGGCGCGCATGGCCTGCTTCGGGCTCCAGGCGCTGCAGCACCGCGGCCAGGAGAGCGCCGGCATCGCGGTGGGCGATGGCGAGACGATCATGGCGGCGAAGGATCTAGGGCTCGTGACGCAGGTGTTCGACGAGGCCACGCTCGCGGCGCTCGAGGGGTTCGTGGCCGTGGGGCACGCGCGCTACTCCACGAGCGGCGGCGCGGCGTCGTGGGAGGCCGCGCAGCCCCACATCTCGGCCATCGACGACGTGCTCATCGCGCTCGCGCACAACGGCACGCTCGTGAACACGAACGCCATCCGCGCCCGCCTGGTGGGCGAGGGGGTGCAGTTCCGCTCGCGTACCGATAGCGAGGTGGCCGCGAAGGCCATCGGCCAGGTCACGCAGGAGACGCACCACCTGAGGAACGGCATCCGCCGCGCCATGGAGCAGCTGGAGGGCGCGTACGCCATGGTGCTGGCCAGCCCCGACGCGCTCTACGCGTTCCGCGACCCGAACGGCATCCGGCCGCTGTGCATCGGCGAGCTGCCGGATGGGCGCGGCTGGGCCGTGTCCTCCGAGACGTGCGGCCTGGACATCGTGGGCGCGGCCTACGTGCGCGACGTGGCCCCGGGCGAGATCGTGCGCTTCAGCGCCGAGGGCATGCACGCCGAGCAGGGAGTTCCCGCCGGGCGCCGCGCCTCGTGCATCTTCGAGTACGTGTACTTCGCCCGCCCCGACAGCGTGATCGACGGGCAGAGCGTCTACCAGGCGCGCCGCAGCATGGGCCGCATCCTGGCCAAGGAGGCGCCGGTGGAGGCCGACCTGGTGCTCGGCGTGCCCGACTCGGGCGTGCCGCCGGCGCTCGGGTTCGCCGACGAGAGCGGCATCGCCTACGCCGACGGCATCGTGAAGAACCGCTACGTGGGCCGCACGTTCATCGAGCCCACCCAGGCCATGCGCCAGCTGGGCATCCGCCTGAAGCTGAACCCGCTGCCCTCGGTGATCGCCGGCAAGCGGCTCGTGGTCATCGACGACAGCATCGTGCGCGGCAACACCTCCAAAAAGCTCGTGCAGATGCTGCGCGACGCGGGCGCGGCGGAGGTGCATCTGCGCATCGTGAGCCCCGAGGTGCGGTGGCCGTGCTTCTATGGCATCGACACCGACACGCGCGACCAGCTGATCGCAGCGAACATGAGCTTGGGCGAGATGAACGCGTGGATCGGGTCGGACTCGCTCGCGTTCATCAGCCTGGAGGGCCTGCGGGCTGCCGTGCCCGACGTGCGCTGCCAGGGCTTCTGCGAGGCCTGCTTCACGGGCGACTACCCGGTGGCCATCCCGGACGCGATGGCGAAGAAGAGCTTTCTCACGAAGAAGGATTTCGAGGACGTGTACGCCGAGGGCGCCGGCGAGGCCGGCGTGTAA
- the srtB gene encoding class B sortase, whose protein sequence is MHGRGGARPSAQKPQKKNPWRIVFWVALVVFVIALGALGVIGFSYWQGQQTYNDIAEEGFTPPADVEGTSLADLTVDWDALKAINPDTVGWIYIPGTPVNYPIVHTTDNDKYLTHDFKGSEGWAATFGAIFLAAENKGDFTDANNIIYGHHLNDGSMFACVADFEDQATFDAHRTMYVLTPQGNYRLTTFSLVHVSADDPLAQATFADAAEYEAYVQDKIDRSVVEVPDAPEAASLTQTFALATCDNLPSDGRFVLYASVADTTVGAPAEGEVADPDAVDAVDEAAEEIVS, encoded by the coding sequence GTGCACGGCCGCGGGGGTGCCCGGCCCTCGGCGCAGAAGCCCCAGAAGAAGAACCCGTGGCGCATCGTGTTCTGGGTGGCGCTCGTCGTGTTCGTCATCGCGCTCGGGGCGCTCGGCGTCATCGGGTTCAGCTACTGGCAGGGCCAGCAGACCTATAACGACATCGCCGAGGAGGGCTTCACCCCGCCGGCCGACGTCGAGGGCACGTCGCTCGCCGACCTCACGGTGGACTGGGACGCGCTCAAGGCCATCAACCCCGACACCGTGGGCTGGATATACATCCCCGGCACCCCCGTGAACTACCCCATCGTGCACACCACCGACAACGACAAGTACCTCACGCACGACTTCAAGGGATCCGAGGGGTGGGCCGCCACGTTCGGCGCCATCTTCCTCGCGGCGGAGAACAAAGGCGACTTCACCGACGCCAACAACATCATCTACGGGCACCACCTCAACGACGGGTCGATGTTCGCCTGCGTCGCCGATTTCGAGGACCAGGCCACGTTCGACGCCCATCGCACGATGTACGTGCTGACGCCCCAGGGCAACTACCGGCTGACCACGTTCTCGCTCGTGCACGTGTCGGCCGACGACCCGTTGGCCCAGGCGACGTTCGCGGACGCCGCCGAGTACGAGGCCTACGTGCAGGACAAGATCGACCGCTCGGTGGTGGAGGTTCCCGACGCTCCCGAGGCGGCGTCGCTGACGCAGACGTTCGCGCTCGCCACCTGCGACAACCTGCCGAGCGACGGGCGCTTCGTGCTGTACGCCTCCGTCGCCGACACCACGGTGGGCGCGCCGGCGGAAGGCGAGGTCGCCGATCCGGACGCCGTAGATGCCGTCGATGAGGCAGCAGAGGAGATCGTCTCGTGA
- the purH gene encoding bifunctional phosphoribosylaminoimidazolecarboxamide formyltransferase/IMP cyclohydrolase — translation MSDPKIKRVLVSVTDKTGVADFARALVDEFGAEIISTGGTARALKDAGVPVTPIDDVTQFPEMMDGRVKTLHPRVHGGLLAKRDNPDHMAQAAEHGIEMIDMVVVNLYAFEKTVTGGADFGTCIENIDIGGPSMLRSAAKNFESVAVVTRPDSYDAILAEMRANGGTTLRATRAKLALDVFETTASYDGAIAAWMAGQLAGDEGADAAKFPARRTVRLTKAQDLRYGENPHQAAAFYRRDDYADAPFSLAHAKQHQGKELSYNNYLDLDAAWTAVREFDEPACVIVKHLTPCGVCQDDDLVAAYKRAHECDPVSAYGGVMAFNRPVTSDVVVAIFDNKQFVEAIVAPEFAGDALDMYAAKKNARLLSTGGVNPAGGEVEFRAVEGGLLCQDSDAVAEDPAAFTVPTKRQPTDEEMAELLFAWKVCKSVKSNAITLTKGRATVGVGGGQPNRVNSARIAVEQAGEKAKGAVAASDAFFPFRDGLDALADAGVTAVIEPGGSIRDEEVIAAADEHGIALVFTGHRHFRH, via the coding sequence ATGAGCGATCCTAAGATCAAACGCGTGCTGGTGTCCGTGACGGACAAGACGGGGGTGGCCGATTTCGCGCGCGCCCTCGTGGACGAATTCGGCGCGGAGATCATCTCCACGGGCGGCACCGCCCGCGCCCTCAAGGACGCCGGCGTGCCGGTGACGCCCATCGACGACGTGACGCAGTTCCCCGAGATGATGGACGGCCGCGTGAAGACGCTGCACCCGCGCGTGCACGGCGGCCTCTTGGCCAAGCGCGACAACCCCGACCACATGGCGCAGGCGGCCGAGCACGGCATCGAGATGATCGACATGGTGGTGGTGAACCTCTACGCCTTCGAGAAGACGGTGACCGGCGGCGCCGACTTCGGCACCTGCATCGAGAACATCGACATCGGCGGCCCGTCCATGCTGCGCTCCGCGGCCAAGAACTTCGAGAGCGTGGCCGTGGTCACGCGGCCGGACAGCTACGACGCCATCCTGGCCGAGATGCGCGCGAACGGCGGCACCACCCTGCGCGCCACCCGCGCGAAGCTCGCGCTCGACGTGTTCGAGACCACGGCCAGCTACGACGGCGCCATCGCCGCGTGGATGGCGGGGCAGCTGGCGGGCGACGAGGGCGCCGACGCGGCCAAGTTCCCCGCGCGCCGCACCGTGCGCCTGACGAAGGCCCAGGACCTGCGCTACGGCGAGAACCCGCATCAGGCCGCCGCGTTCTACCGCCGCGACGACTACGCCGACGCCCCCTTCAGCCTGGCGCACGCCAAGCAGCACCAGGGCAAGGAGCTCTCATACAACAACTACCTCGACCTCGACGCCGCTTGGACGGCCGTGCGCGAGTTCGACGAGCCCGCGTGCGTCATCGTGAAGCACCTTACGCCCTGCGGCGTGTGCCAGGACGACGACCTCGTGGCCGCCTACAAGCGCGCCCACGAGTGCGACCCGGTGAGCGCCTACGGCGGCGTCATGGCGTTCAACCGCCCGGTGACGAGCGACGTGGTGGTGGCCATCTTCGACAACAAGCAGTTCGTGGAAGCCATCGTGGCGCCCGAGTTCGCGGGCGACGCGCTGGACATGTACGCCGCCAAGAAGAACGCGCGCCTCTTGTCCACGGGCGGCGTGAACCCGGCCGGCGGCGAGGTGGAGTTCCGCGCTGTCGAGGGCGGTCTGCTGTGCCAGGACTCCGACGCCGTGGCCGAGGACCCCGCGGCGTTCACGGTTCCCACGAAGCGCCAGCCCACCGACGAGGAGATGGCCGAGCTCCTGTTCGCGTGGAAGGTGTGCAAGTCGGTGAAGTCCAACGCCATCACCCTCACGAAGGGCCGCGCCACCGTGGGCGTGGGCGGCGGGCAGCCCAACCGCGTGAACTCCGCGCGCATCGCCGTGGAGCAGGCGGGCGAGAAGGCGAAGGGCGCCGTGGCGGCCTCCGACGCGTTCTTCCCGTTCCGCGACGGCCTCGACGCGCTCGCCGACGCGGGCGTGACGGCCGTCATCGAGCCGGGCGGCTCCATCCGCGACGAGGAAGTGATCGCCGCCGCCGACGAGCACGGCATCGCGCTCGTGTTCACCGGGCATAGGCACTTCCGCCACTAG
- a CDS encoding XdhC family protein, whose protein sequence is MERETLQGIVDDLRAGRTPVLSPEDFPCFSAEALEGNGHVEPSYLGVIAASLTAADIPTFERALRAMDEGDLAWLGFKIVYDAAEAQANTDNEVTKKYGDTGSADGEPLVFFCNDAKEILASRPFSPRDTFQMKDATRGPSMHNEQFEGLTWLSVPLFDQVHVWLLGASDAASEVAALADHVGFAVTVVDYDPAYVSEARFPRARRIVLDGGNFDGLADLACAPEDYVCVLTRGHMFDPEGCVWAAKHRVHYVGMMGCAGKNDTVHDLVLAKGATEEDWARVKRPIGLKFGAKTPAELAIAIVAELVDVRYRQRYSEEARERHERNLGR, encoded by the coding sequence ATGGAGAGGGAAACGCTGCAAGGCATCGTCGACGACCTGCGTGCGGGGCGCACCCCGGTGCTCTCGCCCGAGGACTTCCCGTGCTTCTCGGCCGAGGCACTCGAGGGCAACGGGCATGTGGAGCCGTCGTATCTGGGCGTGATAGCCGCGAGCCTGACTGCGGCCGATATCCCCACGTTCGAGCGCGCCCTGCGCGCGATGGACGAGGGCGATCTGGCGTGGCTCGGCTTCAAGATCGTCTACGACGCCGCCGAGGCGCAGGCCAACACCGACAACGAGGTGACGAAGAAGTACGGCGACACGGGCTCCGCCGACGGCGAGCCGCTCGTGTTCTTCTGCAACGACGCGAAGGAGATCTTGGCGTCGCGCCCGTTCAGCCCGCGCGACACGTTCCAGATGAAGGACGCCACGCGCGGCCCCTCGATGCACAACGAGCAGTTCGAGGGCCTCACCTGGCTCTCCGTGCCGCTGTTCGACCAGGTGCACGTGTGGCTCTTGGGCGCGTCGGACGCCGCGAGCGAGGTGGCGGCGCTGGCCGACCACGTGGGCTTCGCGGTCACCGTGGTGGACTACGACCCCGCCTACGTAAGCGAGGCGCGCTTCCCGCGGGCGCGACGCATCGTGCTCGACGGCGGCAACTTCGACGGCCTGGCCGACCTCGCCTGCGCGCCGGAGGACTACGTGTGCGTGCTCACGCGCGGCCACATGTTCGACCCCGAGGGTTGCGTGTGGGCTGCGAAGCACCGCGTGCACTACGTGGGAATGATGGGCTGCGCCGGCAAGAACGACACCGTGCACGACCTCGTGCTGGCGAAGGGCGCCACCGAGGAGGACTGGGCGCGCGTCAAGCGCCCCATCGGCCTGAAGTTCGGCGCGAAGACGCCCGCCGAATTAGCTATCGCTATCGTCGCCGAACTGGTAGACGTGCGCTACCGCCAGCGCTACAGTGAAGAGGCGCGCGAGCGCCACGAGAGGAACCTGGGACGGTAG